One stretch of Candidatus Poribacteria bacterium DNA includes these proteins:
- a CDS encoding type II toxin-antitoxin system RelE/ParE family toxin has product MRSTRPRELQFYQTSKGSEPFTEWFKTIRDTRAQSSIRSRLLYLEQGNFGDYRSVGGGVFEMRIHIGAGYRVYFAEIDNTIVLLLCGGDKASQTRDIRRAKTYWQEYKEAHT; this is encoded by the coding sequence ATGCGTAGCACACGCCCACGAGAGCTACAATTCTATCAGACTTCAAAAGGTAGTGAACCTTTCACTGAGTGGTTTAAAACTATTCGAGATACAAGAGCACAAAGTAGTATTCGGTCGAGATTGCTCTATCTTGAGCAAGGCAATTTCGGTGATTACCGCTCTGTGGGTGGAGGCGTTTTTGAAATGCGTATCCATATCGGGGCGGGTTATCGTGTTTATTTTGCGGAGATAGATAACACAATTGTGCTTTTGCTCTGCGGTGGGGACAAGGCATCGCAAACGCGAGATATTCGACGCGCAAAAACCTATTGGCAAGAATACAAGGAGGCACACACATGA
- a CDS encoding glucose 1-dehydrogenase, with protein MIQKPATNVIQQFRLDGKVSLVTGASRGIGLAMVEGLAGAGSELVIVGRELETLTPVAERIAAETGGTVLPIQADVGNLTEIDALVAQTVETFGRIDVLVNNAGVNRRNPALDFTETDWDFVTDINLKGAFFLAKACGNVMKEQKAGKVINTLSLTSAIGLPTSVAYTAAKGGLLQLTKLLAVEWAEHNIQVNGIAPGFIRTEMTAPAREDNRNEWILNRTPAYRWGEPEDLAGLTIFFASNASDFVTGQMVFVDGGFMAGSDWRRRS; from the coding sequence ATGATTCAAAAACCCGCAACCAACGTCATCCAGCAATTTCGACTTGATGGCAAGGTGAGTCTTGTCACGGGTGCCAGTCGTGGCATCGGACTCGCTATGGTGGAAGGGCTCGCAGGCGCAGGTTCCGAACTCGTCATTGTTGGCAGAGAACTGGAGACATTAACACCCGTTGCTGAACGAATTGCTGCGGAGACCGGTGGAACCGTCCTCCCAATTCAGGCGGATGTCGGGAATCTCACTGAAATTGATGCGCTCGTTGCCCAAACTGTTGAAACCTTCGGCAGAATTGATGTGCTCGTCAATAACGCTGGAGTCAATAGACGGAATCCTGCACTGGACTTTACCGAAACGGATTGGGATTTCGTCACAGATATTAATCTCAAAGGTGCCTTCTTTCTCGCAAAAGCCTGTGGTAACGTTATGAAAGAACAGAAGGCTGGAAAGGTCATTAATACCTTATCGCTCACCTCAGCGATCGGGTTACCCACGAGCGTCGCCTATACGGCAGCGAAAGGTGGACTCCTGCAATTGACAAAACTCCTCGCTGTAGAATGGGCGGAACACAACATTCAAGTGAACGGCATCGCACCCGGGTTTATCCGGACAGAGATGACCGCACCCGCACGCGAAGACAACCGCAATGAATGGATCCTCAACCGGACACCCGCCTATCGGTGGGGAGAGCCTGAAGACTTGGCGGGTTTGACAATCTTCTTCGCATCCAATGCCTCTGATTTTGTCACCGGTCAAATGGTCTTCGTGGATGGTGGATTCATGGCAGGAAGCGACTGGAGGCGACGTTCCTGA
- a CDS encoding polyprenyl synthetase family protein, translating into MQKTEQEPSPTQHLVTTYLSDVKRRVDACIFDFLPTAHEHPDVHQLYQMMLDYPRRAGKGLRPALCMLICEAFGGDPERAVNTAASLELLQNWLLIHDDIEDGSELRRGEPCLHQKHGTPMAINVGDALHCKMWELLHRNTEVLGHELAFRILSEFIQLSNQVVEGQHIELSWVNDNRWDLDEEDYLTMCIQKTAWYTCITPCRVGAIIGGASETEIDAFVELGKDIGIAFQIQDDVLNLIGDVGRYGKEIAGDISEGKRTLVLIHLINACTATEAQQVIDIMARPRDEKSEAEVESVLQLMQKYKSITYAQQRSKALLQEAAGRFSHNFALPDERAKQLFLSLIHFFVEREY; encoded by the coding sequence ATGCAGAAAACTGAACAGGAACCTTCACCAACACAGCACCTTGTTACGACTTACCTCAGCGATGTCAAACGCAGGGTTGATGCCTGCATCTTCGATTTCCTCCCGACTGCCCACGAGCACCCGGATGTCCATCAGTTGTACCAGATGATGTTAGACTACCCCCGCCGCGCCGGTAAAGGGTTAAGACCCGCGCTCTGTATGCTTATCTGTGAAGCGTTCGGCGGAGACCCAGAACGCGCCGTAAACACTGCCGCCTCACTCGAACTCCTCCAGAATTGGCTCCTGATTCACGACGATATTGAAGACGGTTCCGAACTCCGTAGAGGTGAACCCTGTCTCCATCAAAAGCACGGAACTCCGATGGCAATCAACGTTGGCGATGCACTCCACTGCAAGATGTGGGAACTCCTCCACCGAAATACAGAGGTCCTCGGCCATGAACTCGCCTTCCGAATCCTATCTGAGTTTATACAACTCAGCAACCAAGTCGTTGAAGGACAGCACATCGAATTAAGTTGGGTCAATGATAACCGCTGGGATCTCGACGAGGAAGACTACTTGACAATGTGTATACAGAAGACCGCCTGGTATACCTGTATTACGCCTTGTCGGGTCGGGGCAATTATTGGCGGGGCAAGCGAAACAGAAATAGACGCATTCGTTGAACTCGGCAAAGACATCGGAATCGCCTTCCAGATTCAAGACGATGTCCTTAACCTCATCGGCGATGTCGGTAGGTACGGAAAAGAGATCGCTGGCGACATCAGCGAAGGCAAACGCACTCTTGTTCTTATTCATCTCATTAACGCCTGCACTGCTACCGAAGCACAGCAGGTTATTGATATCATGGCACGTCCGCGAGATGAGAAGTCCGAGGCGGAAGTTGAGAGCGTTCTTCAGTTAATGCAGAAATATAAATCTATTACTTACGCCCAACAACGTTCTAAAGCCCTTCTACAGGAAGCTGCAGGACGGTTTAGCCATAACTTTGCCCTTCCTGATGAACGTGCAAAACAATTGTTTTTATCTTTAATTCATTTTTTCGTTGAACGTGAATACTAA
- a CDS encoding tagatose 1,6-diphosphate aldolase, giving the protein MNDISSGKLRGITKLADTNGRFKMMAIDQRGSMVQALADTLNKDNADVQYEDVAALKTLITRVLAPNATAVLTDPIYGHPYSITEIPRDVALLLAYEESGYVSEGVAENERLSNPIENWSIAKAQRAGADAIKLLAYYHPDASPETLKHQQAFVRHVGDECEKHDLPFLLELVSYALEGTTKSVAFAKQKPDLVIRSVEEFIDPSYKVDILKLEFPADLKYTADYQNSDFYAGDSAYELAEVKEVCQKLDETSTLPWVILSAGVDIEEFIENVHLATGAGASGFLCGRAIWKDAVQYYPDTNAVKQFLENEATTNFTNANAAAESALPWFEHRQFGGEQNVRVAKQSGTWYQDY; this is encoded by the coding sequence ATGAACGATATTTCTTCTGGAAAATTGCGTGGTATCACCAAACTCGCCGATACAAACGGTCGTTTTAAAATGATGGCAATCGACCAGCGCGGCTCCATGGTCCAAGCACTCGCTGATACACTAAACAAGGACAATGCCGATGTCCAATATGAAGATGTCGCCGCACTCAAAACCTTGATAACGCGGGTTCTTGCCCCGAATGCCACTGCAGTTCTCACCGACCCGATTTACGGACATCCTTACTCTATCACGGAGATTCCACGCGATGTCGCACTCCTACTCGCCTATGAAGAATCAGGTTATGTTAGCGAAGGGGTTGCCGAGAACGAGCGTCTCTCCAACCCTATTGAAAATTGGAGTATTGCCAAGGCACAGCGCGCCGGAGCAGATGCCATTAAACTCCTCGCCTACTACCATCCCGATGCCTCACCGGAAACCCTGAAGCATCAGCAAGCCTTTGTACGTCATGTCGGAGACGAGTGTGAGAAGCACGATCTGCCGTTCCTGTTGGAATTGGTGAGCTACGCACTTGAAGGGACTACGAAGAGCGTCGCGTTTGCAAAACAGAAACCTGACCTTGTTATTCGGAGCGTCGAGGAATTCATTGATCCCAGTTATAAAGTCGATATTCTAAAATTAGAGTTCCCCGCCGACCTTAAATACACTGCGGATTATCAAAATTCTGATTTTTATGCTGGGGATTCGGCTTATGAGCTTGCTGAAGTGAAAGAGGTCTGTCAGAAATTGGACGAAACCTCAACGCTGCCTTGGGTCATCTTAAGTGCCGGTGTCGATATTGAGGAATTTATCGAGAACGTCCACCTTGCAACCGGTGCGGGTGCAAGTGGTTTCCTCTGTGGTAGAGCCATCTGGAAAGACGCTGTCCAGTATTACCCTGACACCAACGCGGTCAAGCAATTCCTTGAAAACGAAGCGACGACGAACTTCACAAATGCGAACGCTGCAGCTGAAAGCGCACTGCCGTGGTTTGAACATCGCCAGTTCGGAGGCGAACAGAATGTTCGTGTAGCCAAGCAGTCCGGGACGTGGTACCAAGATTATTAA
- a CDS encoding T9SS type A sorting domain-containing protein — protein MKTIAIYLLVFLTFVTFLCLPNSFAQEEMPQYVVRTVYFVPNDLLPDPNMEAYLGTLMKDVQKFYADEMERHGFGRKTFRLETDEAGKVIVHRVIGQFETSHYDFQPLTSIGTEIKEHFGDISKNIYITSCATKNGLDCFLIGSGVATEWSLHEGYAYTYHKGATHQGACGLPRSVFGVTIHELGHAFSLPHDFRTGGIMSYGYDGIPLSMSKFAAEWLDAHRYFNENPTDIKDTLTRIKTFPILAYPPNAAILRFELSDPDGLHQASIVGYRKNYDNSMRESLIACKSLNGTSATVEFITTELAPSPHHLMYNHLWVMDKRGNYIQEPFFFQEDDMQAADKNQVDINSDGIVDANDRIPADIRKISGDNQLGLPNAWLPEPFVVEVVDANGDPVVGIEVIFRVTQYPTEDHPAGSLRSDHGLLSDMESRTDADGRAQNHLLLGYQVETLAPVVHVSVPGVSKQIRFNAMAREKVLIDPSEYPNIYWVDAIDNHLYGPEGSEWVHATQVQSIAYDELNRQMYWIEGLLPMGYHCASIKSTALDDLFSPHIEISTFMNMPVSLAIHPLQGKLYWTNNRGEIQTCNLDGSNIENLITGLNSPKHITIDTARSKLYWTDRQERILSADLNGENIQTFLKIPQTLGHITIAGDHLYWTEKISETKGIIRRADLEKHRLKVLYRLDSVPVGIAVDLASEKLYWTDTQGRIRRANFNGSQIEDVIIGLLVPGQLVLDIPRPMDESESMDESESVSAAPGHLESFPHPELTEVLPNYPNPFNPETWIPYRLAAPAEVSIAIYAADGKLVRTLDLGHRSVGSYETRSRAAYWDGRNDQGEPVASGVYFYTLKADAFTATRKMLILK, from the coding sequence ATGAAAACAATAGCCATTTATTTACTTGTGTTTTTGACTTTCGTTACATTTCTATGCTTGCCGAATAGTTTCGCTCAGGAGGAGATGCCTCAGTATGTCGTGCGAACGGTTTACTTTGTTCCAAATGACCTCCTCCCCGATCCGAATATGGAAGCCTATCTGGGTACATTGATGAAAGATGTCCAAAAGTTTTACGCCGACGAAATGGAACGCCATGGGTTTGGCAGAAAAACCTTTAGACTTGAAACCGATGAGGCAGGAAAAGTCATCGTGCACCGTGTGATTGGGCAGTTCGAAACCTCACATTATGATTTCCAACCCCTTACATCAATTGGAACTGAAATCAAGGAACACTTCGGTGATATATCAAAGAATATCTATATCACCTCATGCGCCACCAAGAACGGGCTGGATTGCTTCCTTATAGGTTCTGGCGTGGCTACTGAGTGGAGCCTTCATGAGGGATATGCATACACATACCATAAAGGCGCGACTCATCAGGGAGCTTGTGGGCTACCGCGTAGTGTTTTCGGCGTTACAATTCACGAGTTAGGGCACGCATTTTCATTGCCTCACGATTTTCGGACCGGAGGGATCATGTCGTATGGTTATGATGGGATTCCGCTGTCGATGTCTAAGTTTGCAGCTGAATGGTTAGATGCCCATCGGTACTTCAATGAAAACCCAACCGATATTAAGGATACACTCACAAGAATAAAAACGTTTCCAATCCTCGCCTATCCACCCAATGCGGCCATTCTCCGCTTTGAGTTGAGTGATCCCGATGGATTGCATCAGGCAAGCATAGTTGGGTACCGAAAAAACTATGATAACAGCATGAGAGAGAGCTTAATTGCTTGTAAATCCTTAAACGGAACAAGCGCAACTGTTGAATTTATCACCACCGAATTAGCCCCATCGCCCCATCATCTTATGTACAATCATCTTTGGGTTATGGATAAGCGTGGAAATTATATACAGGAGCCTTTTTTCTTCCAAGAAGATGATATGCAAGCAGCTGATAAAAATCAGGTAGATATCAACAGTGATGGTATTGTTGATGCGAATGACCGAATTCCTGCGGATATCCGAAAAATTTCTGGAGATAATCAGCTCGGCCTCCCTAACGCTTGGTTACCAGAACCCTTCGTTGTAGAAGTCGTAGACGCAAATGGTGACCCAGTCGTAGGCATAGAAGTCATCTTTCGTGTGACTCAGTATCCAACTGAGGATCACCCCGCGGGCTCTCTGCGGAGCGATCACGGGCTTCTCTCCGATATGGAATCCCGCACGGATGCCGATGGACGAGCACAGAATCATCTGTTGCTCGGATATCAAGTAGAGACTCTCGCCCCTGTAGTCCATGTGAGTGTCCCTGGCGTTTCCAAACAGATCCGTTTTAATGCTATGGCGCGAGAAAAAGTACTCATCGATCCGTCAGAATATCCGAATATCTATTGGGTAGACGCGATAGATAACCATCTTTATGGGCCTGAAGGGAGTGAATGGGTACATGCCACCCAGGTACAAAGTATCGCTTATGATGAATTAAATCGGCAAATGTACTGGATAGAGGGGCTGCTACCTATGGGATATCACTGTGCATCGATCAAAAGTACTGCCCTGGATGATCTTTTTTCGCCTCATATAGAAATCTCGACTTTCATGAACATGCCGGTGAGTCTTGCCATTCACCCGTTGCAGGGCAAACTCTATTGGACGAATAATCGGGGCGAGATTCAAACGTGCAACCTTGACGGTTCCAATATTGAAAATCTGATCACAGGGCTCAATTCCCCGAAACACATCACCATAGATACAGCCCGCAGTAAACTCTATTGGACAGATCGACAAGAACGCATCCTATCGGCAGACCTGAATGGAGAAAATATCCAAACCTTTCTGAAAATTCCGCAGACGCTTGGACACATCACAATAGCCGGTGACCACCTCTACTGGACCGAGAAAATTAGTGAAACGAAGGGAATAATCAGACGCGCGGATCTTGAAAAACATAGGCTGAAAGTATTATATAGGTTAGATAGCGTCCCAGTGGGCATTGCTGTCGACCTTGCAAGTGAGAAGTTGTATTGGACAGATACCCAAGGGCGCATCCGTCGCGCAAATTTTAACGGTTCACAGATTGAAGATGTTATCATAGGATTACTTGTGCCAGGTCAACTCGTGCTTGACATACCTCGTCCTATGGATGAGAGTGAGAGTATGGATGAGAGTGAGAGTGTCTCTGCCGCACCGGGGCACCTTGAGTCTTTTCCACACCCTGAGTTGACAGAGGTCTTACCGAACTATCCCAATCCGTTCAACCCGGAGACGTGGATTCCGTATCGTTTAGCTGCCCCTGCTGAAGTCAGCATCGCTATCTATGCTGCGGATGGCAAGTTAGTGCGGACGTTGGATTTAGGACATAGGTCAGTCGGTAGTTATGAAACTCGGAGTCGTGCTGCCTATTGGGATGGTCGAAATGACCAAGGGGAGCCTGTAGCAAGCGGTGTCTATTTCTATACCCTTAAAGCCGATGCATTCACCGCGACGCGGAAGATGTTGATCCTGAAGTAA